The bacterium genome includes the window ATACTTTTGGCCAACGCGCTGCTCCGGCGGCGCTAAGGCCGGGGCACCTAGGAGATTAGCCATGAATATCAAAACGCGCGTCGCCGCGCCGGCGCTCGGCATTTTGCTCCTCGCGGCCGCCGCCCTCCCTTGCACGGCGTTCTACATCTACGCCGGCGACGAGGCCGTCGTCGGCAAGAGCTTCGACTGGTCCGTCTGCGACGGCCTGGTCGTCGTAAACAAACGAGGCATCGCGAAGGAGGCGCTGGTCGGCGACGACAACCCGGCGCGCTGGACTTCGACGTACGGCAGCGTCACGTTCAACCAGTACGGCCGGGAGATGCCGCTGGGCGGCATAAACGAGGCCGGCCTCGTAGTCGAGGTGCTGTGGCTCAAGCAGGCGGAATACCCGGCCCCCGACGAGCGGCCCGCTCTCGGCTGCCTGCAGTGGGTGCAGTACATGCTCGACACCTGCGCCACGGTGGAGGAGGTCCTCGCCGCCCGGGAGGAAGTCCGCGTCGCCGATGACGGTACGGGGCGGTTGCACTACTTCGTCGCGGACGCCGCGGGAGGTTGCGCCGTGGTCGAGTTCGTGGAAGGCAAAGCCGTAATCTCCGCCGGCGACGACATGCCCGTACGCGCGCTGGCCAACAGCACCTACGACGACTCGCTCTCTTTCCTTTCCATGTACGAACAGAAGGAGGGCACGCCCGAAGACATTGCGGGCGACGGCTCGCTGGAGCGGTTCTCGCGGGCGGCGATAGCGGCGACGAATTTCGACCCGGCCTTCCTGGACTCCGCGACCACCGCCGATTACGCCGCCGGCGTCCTAGACGACGTCGCCTCGCCGGCCGAATCGCAGTGGCGCATCGTCTACGACGTCAACGACCGTCTCGTATATTACCGCACCCGGGAGAATATGG containing:
- a CDS encoding linear amide C-N hydrolase yields the protein MNIKTRVAAPALGILLLAAAALPCTAFYIYAGDEAVVGKSFDWSVCDGLVVVNKRGIAKEALVGDDNPARWTSTYGSVTFNQYGREMPLGGINEAGLVVEVLWLKQAEYPAPDERPALGCLQWVQYMLDTCATVEEVLAAREEVRVADDGTGRLHYFVADAAGGCAVVEFVEGKAVISAGDDMPVRALANSTYDDSLSFLSMYEQKEGTPEDIAGDGSLERFSRAAIAATNFDPAFLDSATTADYAAGVLDDVASPAESQWRIVYDVNDRLVYYRTRENMETRWLEADAFDYSPATPVTIFDMNAPGGGDVTEKFVDYTYEANRALIDAAFAGTEFLKEVPEEVREAMARYPETTGAPEE